One window of the Anaeromyxobacter dehalogenans 2CP-C genome contains the following:
- a CDS encoding DUF503 domain-containing protein gives MFVGVLRLTLHLPEPGSLKSKRHLIRSALDRVRAKFNVSISEVAENDLWQRSVVGVAAVGNEHAFVNEVLDKVADFVGSMHGGQILVTARDIEIVPYGDGIGEGTTRTLAEAEGAPSWGDEGAREQEPRFPRPRPRPRDEDEHQDEGDDEP, from the coding sequence ATGTTCGTCGGAGTCCTCAGGCTGACGCTGCACCTCCCGGAGCCCGGCTCGCTCAAGTCGAAGCGGCACCTGATCCGCTCCGCGCTGGACCGGGTGCGCGCGAAGTTCAACGTGTCGATCTCGGAGGTCGCCGAGAACGACCTGTGGCAGCGGAGCGTGGTGGGCGTGGCCGCGGTCGGGAACGAGCACGCCTTCGTGAACGAGGTGCTCGACAAGGTGGCCGACTTCGTCGGCTCGATGCACGGCGGGCAGATCCTGGTCACCGCGCGCGACATCGAGATCGTCCCGTACGGCGACGGCATCGGCGAGGGCACCACGCGCACGCTGGCGGAGGCCGAGGGCGCGCCGTCGTGGGGCGACGAGGGCGCCCGCGAGCAGGAGCCGCGCTTCCCGAGGCCGAGGCCGCGGCCGCGCGACGAGGACGAGCACCAGGACGAGGGAGACGACGAGCCGTGA
- the rpsO gene encoding 30S ribosomal protein S15 gives MALVQEKKQELVQKYKRHEKDTGSPEVQVALLSERIAYLTEHFKTHKKDHHSRRGLLKLVGQRRRLLDYLRTIDQGRYKTLIDQLGIRK, from the coding sequence ATGGCGCTCGTCCAGGAGAAGAAGCAGGAGCTCGTGCAGAAGTACAAGCGGCACGAGAAGGACACGGGCTCTCCCGAGGTGCAGGTCGCGCTGCTCAGCGAGCGGATCGCCTACCTCACCGAGCACTTCAAGACGCACAAGAAGGACCACCACAGCCGCCGCGGCCTGCTGAAGCTGGTCGGGCAGCGCCGGCGCCTGCTCGACTACCTCCGGACCATCGACCAGGGTCGATACAAGACGCTCATCGACCAGCTCGGCATCCGCAAGTAG
- the truB gene encoding tRNA pseudouridine(55) synthase TruB: MRPGVLVVDKPAGPTSFEVVRRIRRALGAARAGHAGTLDPAATGVLAICLEDGVKLQQFLSDGDKAYDATVAFGAATSTEDAEGEVTARGDASALTEDAVRAALAGLTGEIEQVPPMYSAVRVGGRRLHEAARAGETVDRTPRRVRVHALELGALEPAPGPDGLRRARVAVRCGKGTYVRTLAADLGRAVGVPAHLAALRRTAASGFDLSRAIGLEDAEALARERGREALADRIVPMAEALGALAAIRLGEREAWDLVHGRPVPRPPGTPGMVRALAPDGRLVAVCAPGEGRLRTLRVFLGPSDLRAGPAQNR; this comes from the coding sequence GTGCGCCCGGGCGTGCTCGTGGTGGACAAGCCCGCCGGCCCCACCAGCTTCGAGGTGGTGCGCCGGATCCGGCGCGCGCTCGGCGCGGCGCGGGCCGGCCACGCCGGCACGCTCGATCCGGCCGCCACCGGCGTGCTGGCGATCTGCCTCGAGGACGGCGTGAAGCTGCAGCAGTTCCTCTCCGACGGCGACAAGGCCTACGACGCCACCGTGGCGTTCGGCGCGGCGACGAGCACCGAGGACGCGGAGGGCGAGGTGACCGCGCGCGGCGACGCCTCGGCGCTGACCGAGGACGCGGTGCGCGCGGCGCTCGCCGGGCTCACCGGCGAGATCGAGCAGGTCCCCCCGATGTACTCGGCGGTCCGGGTGGGCGGGCGGCGCCTGCACGAGGCGGCCCGCGCCGGGGAGACCGTGGACCGCACGCCGCGGCGGGTGCGCGTGCACGCGCTCGAGCTCGGCGCGCTGGAGCCCGCGCCCGGGCCGGACGGCCTGCGGCGCGCCCGGGTGGCGGTGCGCTGCGGGAAGGGCACCTACGTCCGCACGCTCGCGGCCGACCTGGGGCGGGCCGTCGGCGTGCCCGCGCACCTGGCGGCGCTGCGCCGCACCGCCGCGAGCGGCTTCGACCTGTCGCGCGCCATCGGCCTCGAGGACGCGGAAGCGCTCGCGCGCGAGCGCGGGCGCGAGGCGCTGGCCGACCGGATCGTCCCGATGGCCGAGGCGCTGGGCGCGCTCGCCGCCATCCGGCTGGGCGAGCGGGAGGCGTGGGACCTCGTGCACGGGCGCCCGGTGCCCCGGCCGCCCGGGACCCCCGGGATGGTGCGCGCGCTGGCGCCGGACGGGCGCCTGGTGGCGGTGTGCGCGCCGGGCGAGGGGCGCCTGCGGACGCTGCGCGTGTTCCTGGGCCCCTCCGACCTCCGGGCGGGCCCCGCCCAGAATCGTTGA
- the dut gene encoding dUTP diphosphatase, giving the protein MPVTVRVRRVGHRGPPLDLPRYESAGAAGLDLRADEPFTLAPGERRVVPTGLALELPPGHEGQVRPRSGLAARHGVGMVNAPGTIDADYRGEVGVILVNHGQAPVAFARGDRIAQLVIAPVVRAELELVDALTDSDRGAGGFGSTGQ; this is encoded by the coding sequence ATGCCCGTGACCGTCCGAGTCCGCCGCGTCGGCCATCGCGGCCCCCCGCTCGATCTCCCACGCTACGAGTCCGCCGGCGCGGCAGGCCTCGACCTGCGCGCCGACGAGCCGTTCACGCTCGCCCCCGGCGAGCGGCGGGTGGTCCCGACCGGCCTCGCCCTGGAGCTGCCGCCCGGCCACGAGGGCCAGGTGCGGCCTCGCTCCGGCCTGGCCGCGCGCCACGGCGTCGGCATGGTGAACGCGCCGGGCACCATCGACGCGGACTACCGGGGCGAGGTGGGGGTCATCCTGGTGAACCACGGGCAGGCGCCGGTGGCGTTCGCCCGCGGCGATCGCATCGCCCAGCTCGTGATCGCGCCGGTGGTCCGGGCCGAGCTCGAGCTGGTGGACGCGCTGACCGACAGCGACCGGGGCGCCGGCGGCTTCGGCTCGACCGGCCAGTAG
- a CDS encoding sensor histidine kinase, translated as MPLEAEGRCLGALALVFHARRHFDEEERIFLAVLARVAAQALARARLFESERAARAEAESAHRRAAFLGEASALLASSLDWEETLASVARLAVAGVADWCWVELPEGLAGGAAPVVVAHVDPARAELSAAWRRRFPPGPDAPSGAPAVMRTGRSELYPELPASLLEAGGRDPEALAADRALETCSAMVVPLSARGRTLGTITLVASRSDRRYGPEDLAMAEELGRRAGVAMDNARLYDEAQRAIRARDDVLAIVSHDLKNPLEAIYLSAALLLRTGAAPRLRRHAETIQRSAARMDRLIRELLDLSSIEAGRLVVEPRPEPLDAVVEEALAGLSPLAQERGVALAADTAGAREPVPCDRERILQVLSNLVGNALQFAARGGHVTVRAALAPAEARVEVRDDGPGIAPAQLRRVFDRYWKSGSRRGSGLGLSIAKGIVEAHGGRIEVESQLGAGSTFRFTLPRR; from the coding sequence GTGCCGCTCGAGGCGGAGGGGCGCTGCCTCGGCGCGCTCGCGCTGGTGTTCCACGCGCGGCGGCACTTCGACGAGGAGGAGCGGATCTTCCTCGCGGTGCTGGCGCGGGTGGCGGCGCAGGCGCTGGCGCGCGCGCGGCTGTTCGAGTCGGAGCGGGCCGCGCGCGCGGAGGCGGAGAGCGCGCACCGCCGGGCGGCGTTCCTGGGCGAGGCGAGCGCGCTGCTCGCGTCGTCGCTCGACTGGGAGGAGACGCTCGCCTCGGTGGCGCGGCTGGCGGTGGCGGGCGTGGCCGACTGGTGCTGGGTGGAGCTGCCGGAGGGGCTCGCGGGCGGCGCGGCGCCGGTGGTGGTGGCCCACGTCGATCCGGCGCGCGCGGAGCTGTCCGCCGCCTGGCGCCGGCGCTTCCCGCCCGGCCCCGACGCGCCGTCCGGCGCGCCCGCGGTGATGCGGACCGGCCGCTCCGAGCTGTACCCGGAGCTGCCCGCCTCCCTGCTCGAGGCGGGCGGGCGCGACCCCGAGGCGCTCGCCGCCGACCGGGCGCTCGAGACCTGCTCGGCCATGGTGGTGCCGCTCTCGGCCCGCGGCCGCACGCTCGGGACCATCACCCTCGTGGCCAGCCGCTCCGACCGGCGCTACGGCCCGGAGGACCTCGCCATGGCGGAGGAGCTGGGCCGGCGCGCCGGCGTCGCCATGGACAACGCGCGGCTCTACGACGAGGCGCAGCGGGCCATCCGCGCGCGCGACGACGTGCTCGCGATCGTCTCGCACGACCTGAAGAACCCGCTCGAGGCGATCTACCTCTCCGCGGCGCTGCTGCTCCGCACCGGCGCCGCGCCGCGCCTGCGGCGGCACGCCGAGACCATCCAGCGCTCCGCCGCCCGGATGGACCGGCTCATCCGCGAGCTGCTCGACCTGTCCAGCATCGAGGCCGGCCGGCTGGTGGTGGAGCCCCGGCCCGAGCCGCTCGACGCGGTGGTGGAGGAGGCGCTGGCCGGCCTCTCGCCGCTGGCCCAGGAGCGCGGGGTCGCGCTCGCCGCCGACACCGCCGGCGCCCGCGAGCCGGTGCCGTGCGATCGCGAGCGGATCCTGCAGGTGCTCTCGAACCTGGTGGGGAACGCGCTCCAGTTCGCCGCCCGCGGCGGGCACGTCACCGTGCGCGCCGCGCTCGCGCCCGCCGAGGCGCGGGTGGAGGTGCGCGACGACGGGCCCGGCATCGCCCCGGCGCAGCTCCGGCGCGTGTTCGACCGCTACTGGAAGAGCGGCTCCCGGCGCGGCAGCGGCCTCGGCCTCTCCATCGCGAAGGGCATCGTGGAGGCGCACGGCGGGCGCATCGAGGTCGAGAGCCAGCTCGGCGCGGGGAGCACGTTCCGCTTCACGCTGCCGCGGCGGTGA
- the rbfA gene encoding 30S ribosome-binding factor RbfA: MTTHNRPARVAEEFRHELSALLARGLKDPRITGFVTVTGSKMSPDLKEATVYVSIHGDERVRKDTFAGLQAAAGFLQREVSRALRLRNTPHLRFVYDESVARGDRIERLLREARTQGQEPAADVEPAPGAAPDDEAEE; this comes from the coding sequence GTGACCACCCACAACCGCCCCGCCCGCGTGGCCGAGGAGTTCCGGCACGAGCTCTCCGCGCTGCTGGCGCGCGGCCTGAAGGACCCGCGCATCACCGGGTTCGTGACCGTGACCGGGTCGAAGATGTCGCCCGACCTGAAGGAGGCCACGGTGTACGTGTCCATCCACGGCGACGAGCGCGTGCGCAAGGACACGTTCGCCGGCCTGCAGGCGGCCGCCGGCTTCCTGCAGCGCGAGGTGTCGCGGGCGCTGCGGCTGCGCAACACCCCGCACCTGCGCTTCGTCTACGATGAGTCGGTGGCGCGCGGCGACCGCATCGAGCGGCTGCTGCGCGAGGCGCGCACGCAGGGGCAGGAGCCGGCCGCGGACGTCGAGCCGGCCCCGGGGGCGGCGCCGGACGACGAGGCCGAGGAGTAG
- the purB gene encoding adenylosuccinate lyase — MIPRYTRPDMGRIWTSEHRFRIWLDVELAACEAMVRLGEVPPEDFEALRKAFDGFEFSAADVARIDEIERTVKHDVIAFLTFVEEKGGPAARHLHKGMTSSDVLDTTLAVQLRDASRLLLAGVDRVLAAVRKRAFEHRRTPMVGRSHGIHAEPITFGLKLAGWYDAWTRRRAALARAAEVVAVGKISGAVGTFANVDPRVEAFVMEKVGLAGGEGAATQVVNRDRHAELFTALALCGATLEQQAVEVRHLQRTEVREAEEPFTAGQKGSSAMPHKRNPILSENLTGLARLLRGYALAAMEDVALWHERDISHSSVERVIGPDATIALDFALHRFAGMIENLRVYPERMRENLDLTGGLYEAQRVLLALVGKGVARQQGYVFVQRNAMKVWEEKVDFRTALKRDPDVSRLLTAEEIDACFALDYHLKHVDTIFRRVFGEA; from the coding sequence ATGATCCCGCGCTACACCCGGCCCGACATGGGCCGCATCTGGACTTCCGAGCACCGCTTCCGCATCTGGCTCGACGTGGAGCTGGCCGCGTGCGAGGCGATGGTGCGCCTGGGCGAGGTCCCGCCCGAGGACTTCGAGGCGCTCCGCAAGGCGTTCGACGGCTTCGAGTTCTCCGCCGCCGACGTGGCCCGCATCGACGAGATCGAGCGGACGGTGAAGCACGACGTGATCGCCTTCCTCACCTTCGTGGAGGAGAAGGGCGGCCCGGCCGCGCGCCACCTGCACAAGGGCATGACCTCCTCGGACGTGCTCGACACGACGCTGGCGGTGCAGCTCCGCGACGCGAGCCGGCTGCTGCTCGCCGGGGTGGACCGCGTGCTCGCCGCCGTGCGCAAGCGCGCCTTCGAGCACCGGCGCACGCCGATGGTGGGCCGGAGCCACGGCATCCACGCCGAGCCGATCACGTTCGGGCTGAAGCTCGCCGGCTGGTACGACGCCTGGACGCGGCGCCGCGCCGCGCTGGCCCGCGCCGCGGAGGTGGTGGCGGTCGGCAAGATCTCCGGCGCGGTGGGCACGTTCGCGAACGTGGACCCGCGGGTCGAGGCGTTCGTGATGGAGAAGGTGGGGCTCGCCGGCGGGGAGGGCGCGGCCACGCAGGTGGTGAACCGCGATCGCCACGCCGAGCTGTTCACCGCGCTGGCGCTCTGCGGCGCCACGCTGGAGCAGCAGGCGGTCGAGGTCCGGCACCTGCAGCGCACCGAGGTGCGCGAGGCGGAGGAGCCGTTCACGGCGGGCCAGAAGGGCTCCTCGGCCATGCCGCACAAGCGCAACCCCATCCTCTCCGAGAACCTCACCGGCCTGGCCCGGCTGCTGCGGGGCTACGCGCTCGCCGCCATGGAGGACGTGGCGCTCTGGCACGAGCGCGACATCAGCCACTCCTCGGTGGAGCGGGTGATCGGGCCGGACGCCACCATCGCGCTCGACTTCGCGCTGCACCGCTTCGCCGGCATGATCGAGAACCTGCGCGTCTACCCCGAGCGCATGCGCGAGAACCTGGACCTCACCGGCGGCCTGTACGAGGCCCAGCGCGTGCTGCTGGCGCTGGTCGGCAAGGGCGTGGCCCGCCAGCAGGGCTACGTGTTCGTGCAGCGGAACGCGATGAAGGTCTGGGAGGAGAAGGTGGACTTCCGGACCGCGCTGAAGCGCGACCCCGACGTGAGCCGGCTGCTCACGGCGGAGGAGATCGACGCCTGCTTCGCGCTCGACTACCACCTGAAGCACGTGGACACCATCTTCCGCCGGGTGTTCGGCGAGGCCTGA
- the infB gene encoding translation initiation factor IF-2 gives MSKKRVHELGKQLKEQGIELSNQELVEKLHALGYLEVKSHSSSLEDDQAHAAYEKILAERKPKPAPARPSGPGFVVRKRAHVEPPTVTAPAAPPSPEPEYAEPQYAEPQAEQAYEPEPQAAQPEAGAEPAAAPEPPAEAAPLAAQAAPSPGAEAAAPAAPQAQPAQPAAPAAPPAPTAQPSAPPPAAAQPRPPQPSAPSRPPPPGYRPAPPPGARPPVSAAPGAPGQPGAAGQPPRPPVDPRTLRPTSTQAVVISRPLVPVRRVTPPTSARQQFPVAPGPRALGEVRELKVVPGSLGREREFIDVSRDKRRGRQPGRPISEEQAKSLSGKELLQAAISDRAYIPIRGKKKKPTKKGAKTQITEKAEHKKVIRIEESISVSELSQVMGVKASDLIRKLMQMGKMVTINAQIDADTAATLALEHGYTVEKKGFEVEEFIPEVEVDESKLVIRPPVVTVMGHVDHGKTSLLDAIRQADVAAGEAGGITQHIGAYSVNTPQGPITFLDTPGHEAFTAMRQRGAQVTDLVVLVVAADDGVMPQTVESIKAAKAAGVTILVAINKVDKPQAAPERVMQQLTEYELVAEQWGGTTIMLPVSARTKQGIPELLEYIALQSEVLELKANPDKLAAGRVIEAKLEKGRGPVATVLVEEGTLRVGDALVTGVHFGRVRAMMNERGEQVDNVGPGYPVEVLGLSGVPVAGDEFDVVEDEKAAKEVAQHRATKQRQKELGGVKKATLEDLFAKAKTSAQKVLNLVVKADVQGSSEAVSQALEKAATKKVGVKILESAVGAITKSDVLTAAAGNAVIVGFNTKPETEIENIASQQGVKILMFGIIYEAVDRIREEMAGLLEPIIKEKPLGKAEVRQVFNIPRVGQIAGSAVTEGVVKRAGHVRVVRDRKVVFTGKIGSLKRVKDDVREVAQGFECGIGVDGFSDVKQGDVLEVYELEEIRQSLD, from the coding sequence ATGTCCAAGAAGCGGGTCCACGAGCTCGGGAAGCAGCTGAAGGAGCAGGGCATCGAGCTCTCCAACCAGGAGCTCGTCGAGAAGCTCCATGCGCTCGGTTACCTCGAAGTGAAGAGTCACTCCTCGTCCCTCGAGGACGATCAGGCCCACGCGGCCTACGAGAAGATCCTGGCCGAGCGGAAGCCGAAGCCCGCGCCGGCGCGTCCATCGGGCCCCGGCTTCGTGGTGCGCAAGCGCGCCCACGTCGAGCCGCCCACCGTCACCGCGCCCGCGGCGCCGCCGTCGCCCGAGCCGGAGTACGCGGAGCCGCAGTACGCGGAGCCGCAGGCGGAGCAGGCCTACGAGCCCGAGCCGCAGGCCGCGCAGCCCGAGGCCGGCGCCGAGCCGGCCGCCGCCCCGGAGCCGCCGGCGGAGGCCGCGCCGCTCGCCGCCCAGGCCGCGCCGTCGCCGGGCGCCGAGGCCGCGGCGCCCGCCGCGCCGCAGGCGCAGCCCGCCCAGCCGGCCGCGCCCGCCGCGCCGCCCGCGCCCACCGCGCAGCCGTCCGCGCCGCCGCCGGCCGCCGCGCAGCCCAGGCCGCCGCAGCCGTCCGCGCCGTCGCGCCCGCCGCCCCCCGGCTACCGGCCGGCACCGCCGCCCGGCGCGCGCCCGCCCGTCTCCGCCGCCCCGGGGGCGCCCGGTCAGCCCGGCGCCGCCGGCCAGCCGCCGCGTCCGCCGGTGGACCCGCGCACGCTCCGCCCCACCTCCACGCAGGCCGTCGTCATCTCGCGGCCGCTCGTGCCGGTGCGCCGCGTGACGCCGCCCACCTCCGCGCGCCAGCAGTTCCCGGTCGCCCCGGGCCCCCGCGCGCTCGGCGAGGTCCGCGAGCTCAAGGTGGTCCCCGGCTCGCTCGGCCGCGAGCGCGAGTTCATCGACGTCTCGCGCGACAAGCGCCGCGGCCGCCAGCCCGGCCGGCCCATCTCCGAGGAGCAGGCCAAGAGCCTGAGCGGCAAGGAGCTGCTCCAGGCCGCCATCAGCGATCGCGCCTACATCCCGATCCGCGGCAAGAAGAAGAAGCCGACCAAGAAGGGAGCCAAGACGCAGATCACCGAGAAGGCCGAGCACAAGAAGGTCATCCGCATCGAGGAGTCGATCTCGGTCTCCGAGCTCTCCCAGGTGATGGGCGTGAAGGCGTCCGACCTCATCCGCAAGCTGATGCAGATGGGGAAGATGGTCACCATCAACGCGCAGATCGACGCCGACACCGCCGCGACCCTGGCGCTCGAGCACGGCTACACCGTCGAGAAGAAGGGCTTCGAGGTCGAGGAGTTCATCCCCGAGGTCGAGGTGGACGAGTCGAAGCTCGTCATCCGGCCGCCGGTGGTGACGGTGATGGGCCACGTGGACCACGGCAAGACGTCGCTGCTCGACGCCATCCGCCAGGCCGACGTGGCCGCCGGCGAGGCCGGCGGGATCACCCAGCACATCGGCGCCTACTCGGTGAACACGCCGCAGGGCCCGATCACCTTCCTCGACACCCCCGGCCACGAGGCCTTCACCGCGATGCGCCAGCGCGGCGCGCAGGTGACCGACCTGGTGGTGCTGGTGGTGGCCGCGGACGACGGCGTGATGCCGCAGACGGTCGAGTCCATCAAGGCGGCCAAGGCGGCCGGGGTCACCATCCTGGTGGCCATCAACAAGGTGGACAAGCCGCAGGCCGCGCCCGAGCGCGTCATGCAGCAGCTCACCGAGTACGAGCTGGTCGCCGAGCAGTGGGGCGGCACGACCATCATGCTGCCGGTCTCGGCCCGCACGAAGCAGGGCATCCCCGAGCTGCTCGAGTACATCGCGCTGCAGTCCGAGGTGCTCGAGCTCAAGGCGAACCCGGACAAGCTCGCCGCCGGCCGCGTCATCGAGGCCAAGCTGGAGAAGGGCCGCGGCCCGGTCGCCACCGTGCTGGTCGAGGAGGGCACCCTCCGCGTCGGCGACGCGCTCGTCACCGGCGTCCACTTCGGCCGCGTCCGCGCCATGATGAACGAGCGCGGCGAGCAGGTGGACAACGTCGGCCCGGGCTATCCGGTCGAGGTGCTCGGCCTCTCCGGCGTGCCGGTCGCGGGCGACGAGTTCGACGTGGTCGAGGACGAGAAGGCGGCCAAGGAGGTCGCCCAGCACCGCGCCACCAAGCAGCGGCAGAAGGAGCTGGGCGGCGTCAAGAAGGCCACGCTCGAGGACCTGTTCGCGAAGGCCAAGACCTCCGCCCAGAAGGTGCTCAACCTGGTGGTCAAGGCGGACGTGCAGGGCTCCTCCGAGGCCGTCAGCCAGGCGCTGGAGAAGGCCGCCACCAAGAAGGTGGGCGTCAAGATCCTCGAGTCCGCGGTGGGCGCGATCACCAAGTCCGACGTGCTGACCGCGGCCGCCGGCAACGCGGTGATCGTGGGCTTCAACACCAAGCCCGAGACCGAGATCGAGAACATCGCCAGCCAGCAGGGCGTGAAGATCCTCATGTTCGGGATCATCTACGAGGCGGTGGACCGGATCCGCGAGGAGATGGCCGGCCTGCTCGAGCCGATCATCAAGGAGAAGCCGCTCGGCAAGGCCGAGGTCCGCCAGGTCTTCAACATCCCGCGCGTGGGCCAGATCGCCGGCTCGGCGGTCACCGAGGGCGTGGTGAAGCGCGCCGGCCACGTCCGCGTGGTCCGCGACCGCAAGGTGGTCTTCACCGGGAAGATCGGCTCGCTGAAGCGCGTGAAGGACGACGTCCGCGAGGTCGCGCAGGGCTTCGAGTGCGGCATCGGCGTGGACGGCTTCTCCGACGTGAAGCAGGGCGACGTCCTCGAGGTCTACGAGCTCGAGGAGATCCGCCAGTCGCTCGACTAG
- the pnp gene encoding polyribonucleotide nucleotidyltransferase, translated as MTPIQKTATVGGKEVLLETGKVAKQAHGSVWVRLGDSIVLVTAVSAAEKKEGIDFFPLTVDYQEKLFAAGRVPGSFFRREGRPTEKETLTSRLVDRSCRPLFAEGYSNETQVIATVISFDQENDTDVLALTGASAALHISDIPFGGPIAGVRVARVGGQLVANPTLAQRADADLDVVMAASRDAIVMVEGGAQEVSEAVMIEALLFGQAAVQPLLDAQDALRAATGNKPRRAFDPPKNDVELRAKVKALTWEKVKEAYGRDEKHDRYGRLSEIKKELLQALKEEAAGDAAKLATIALREKEIKGYYEDVKYDYMRKMITDERRRIGGRGMADIRKITCEVGLLPRVHGSSLFTRGETQALVATTLGTAEDEQRVEMLTGMVFKKFMLHYNFPPFSVGEVKFLRSPGRREIGHGALAERALRAVMPPEDQFPYTVRVVSDIMESNGSSSMASVCGGCLSLMDAGVPIKAPVAGIAMGLIKEGEKIAILSDILGDEDHLGDMDFKVCGTAAGITSIQMDIKIGGVTREILEQALSQAAEGRKHILGEMAKALSAPRGSISAYAPRITTIKIRPERIKDIIGPGGKTIKDITARTGTSINIEDDGSVSIASPNQDKVEEAIKMIRGLTQEAEVGRIYMGTVRKIAEFGAFVEIFPGTDGLIHISELSDKRVKSVSDVLSEGEEVMVKVISVDRSGKIRLSRKEALADSAKKSEGTEPPKGEPAK; from the coding sequence ATGACGCCCATCCAGAAGACCGCCACGGTCGGCGGCAAGGAAGTCCTCCTCGAGACCGGCAAGGTCGCGAAGCAGGCGCACGGCTCGGTCTGGGTCCGCCTCGGCGACTCGATCGTGCTCGTGACGGCGGTCTCCGCCGCCGAGAAGAAGGAAGGCATCGACTTCTTCCCGCTCACCGTGGACTACCAGGAGAAGCTGTTCGCCGCGGGCCGCGTCCCCGGCAGCTTCTTCCGCCGCGAGGGCCGCCCGACCGAGAAGGAGACGCTCACCTCGCGCCTGGTGGACCGGTCCTGCCGGCCGCTGTTCGCCGAGGGCTACTCCAACGAGACGCAGGTCATCGCGACCGTCATCTCCTTCGACCAGGAGAACGACACCGACGTGCTCGCGCTCACCGGCGCGTCGGCGGCGCTCCACATCTCCGACATCCCGTTCGGCGGCCCCATCGCCGGCGTGCGCGTCGCCCGCGTCGGCGGACAGCTCGTCGCGAACCCCACGCTCGCGCAGCGCGCCGACGCCGACCTCGACGTGGTGATGGCCGCCTCGCGCGACGCCATCGTCATGGTGGAGGGCGGCGCCCAGGAGGTGTCCGAGGCGGTGATGATCGAGGCGCTGCTGTTCGGGCAGGCCGCGGTCCAGCCGCTGCTCGACGCGCAGGACGCGCTCCGCGCGGCCACGGGCAACAAGCCGCGCCGCGCCTTCGACCCGCCCAAGAACGACGTCGAGCTGCGCGCCAAGGTGAAGGCGCTCACCTGGGAGAAGGTGAAGGAGGCCTACGGCCGCGACGAGAAGCACGACCGCTACGGCCGGCTCTCCGAGATCAAGAAGGAGCTCCTCCAGGCCCTGAAGGAGGAGGCGGCCGGCGACGCGGCGAAGCTCGCGACGATCGCCCTCCGCGAGAAGGAGATCAAGGGCTACTACGAGGACGTGAAGTACGACTACATGCGCAAGATGATCACGGATGAGCGCCGCCGCATCGGCGGCCGCGGCATGGCCGACATCCGCAAGATCACCTGCGAGGTGGGGCTGCTCCCGCGCGTGCACGGCTCGTCGCTGTTCACCCGCGGCGAGACCCAGGCGCTGGTGGCCACCACGCTGGGCACCGCCGAGGACGAGCAGCGCGTCGAGATGCTCACCGGCATGGTCTTCAAGAAGTTCATGCTGCACTACAACTTCCCGCCGTTCTCCGTCGGCGAGGTGAAGTTCCTGCGCAGCCCGGGCCGCCGCGAGATCGGCCACGGCGCGCTGGCCGAGCGCGCGCTCCGCGCGGTGATGCCGCCCGAGGACCAGTTCCCCTACACGGTCCGCGTGGTCTCCGACATCATGGAGTCGAACGGCTCGTCCTCGATGGCCTCGGTGTGCGGCGGCTGCCTGTCGCTGATGGACGCCGGCGTGCCCATCAAGGCGCCGGTGGCCGGCATCGCCATGGGCCTCATCAAGGAGGGCGAGAAGATCGCCATCCTCTCCGACATCCTCGGGGACGAGGACCACCTCGGCGACATGGACTTCAAGGTGTGCGGCACCGCCGCGGGCATCACCTCGATCCAGATGGACATCAAGATCGGCGGCGTGACCCGCGAGATCCTCGAGCAGGCGCTCTCGCAGGCCGCCGAGGGCCGCAAGCACATCCTCGGCGAGATGGCGAAGGCGCTCTCCGCGCCCCGCGGCAGCATCAGCGCCTACGCGCCGCGCATCACGACCATCAAGATCCGCCCGGAGCGCATCAAGGACATCATCGGCCCCGGCGGCAAGACCATCAAGGACATCACCGCCCGCACCGGCACCTCGATCAACATCGAGGACGACGGCTCGGTCTCCATCGCGTCCCCGAACCAGGACAAGGTGGAGGAGGCGATCAAGATGATCCGCGGCCTCACCCAGGAGGCCGAGGTCGGCCGGATCTACATGGGCACGGTGCGCAAGATCGCCGAGTTCGGGGCCTTCGTGGAGATCTTCCCGGGCACCGACGGCCTCATCCACATCTCCGAGCTCTCCGACAAGCGCGTGAAGAGCGTCTCCGACGTCCTCTCCGAGGGCGAGGAGGTGATGGTGAAGGTCATCTCGGTGGACCGCTCCGGGAAGATCCGCCTCTCGCGCAAGGAGGCGCTCGCCGACAGCGCCAAGAAGTCCGAGGGCACCGAGCCGCCGAAGGGCGAGCCGGCCAAGTAG